In Halococcus salifodinae DSM 8989, a single window of DNA contains:
- a CDS encoding HVO_A0114 family putative DNA-binding protein, which produces MTENTLKITFGEADNHRTAARERLRRAEAGETGAAIEQDARFILDFESFGEVERLMRRSNLELVEAIATEQPSSIRATAKIVDRDYKDVHRNLQELESLGVIEFMSEGSSKKPILREGAREVDFSFRWGDTGNGGPKPAEA; this is translated from the coding sequence ATGACCGAAAACACACTCAAAATCACGTTTGGGGAAGCCGACAACCACAGGACGGCAGCCCGCGAACGCCTACGCCGAGCTGAGGCGGGTGAGACCGGTGCGGCTATCGAACAGGACGCACGGTTTATTCTCGACTTCGAGAGCTTCGGAGAAGTCGAACGCCTCATGCGGCGGTCGAATCTCGAACTCGTGGAAGCGATTGCGACCGAACAACCATCGAGCATCCGTGCGACCGCAAAAATCGTTGATCGTGACTATAAGGACGTTCATCGAAACCTCCAAGAGCTTGAATCGCTCGGCGTTATCGAGTTTATGTCCGAAGGATCGAGTAAGAAGCCCATTCTTCGAGAGGGTGCCAGGGAGGTTGACTTCTCATTCCGATGGGGCGATACCGGCAATGGAGGTCCAAAACCTGCTGAAGCTTGA
- the dpsA gene encoding DNA starvation/stationary phase protection protein DpsA produces MSSQESEFSVQQEFGTVDESPATRIEAERAEQVIDALNADLASSYVLYHQLKKHHWNVEGAEFLEIHRFLEEAYEDVEEHADVIAERAQALGGVPVAGPVNLDDHSYVAFEGEDVYDIRTSLANDMEMLADIVERFRDHIELTSNLGDYTSEEVLRGAITDYEEYAHHLEHYLEDDTLVLEEATH; encoded by the coding sequence ATGAGTTCCCAAGAATCCGAATTCAGCGTACAGCAGGAGTTCGGTACCGTCGACGAGTCGCCAGCGACCCGTATTGAGGCCGAACGCGCAGAGCAGGTCATCGACGCACTGAATGCCGACCTCGCGTCGTCGTACGTGCTGTACCACCAGCTCAAGAAGCACCACTGGAACGTTGAGGGCGCGGAGTTCCTTGAGATTCATCGCTTCCTCGAAGAGGCTTACGAGGACGTCGAGGAGCACGCCGACGTGATTGCCGAACGCGCTCAGGCACTCGGCGGCGTTCCGGTCGCTGGTCCCGTTAACCTCGACGACCACAGCTACGTGGCGTTTGAGGGTGAGGACGTCTACGATATCCGAACCTCGCTCGCGAACGACATGGAGATGCTCGCCGATATCGTCGAGCGGTTCCGCGACCACATCGAACTCACGAGCAACTTGGGCGATTACACCTCTGAGGAAGTCCTCCGTGGTGCGATCACCGATTACGAGGAGTACGCCCACCATCTCGAACACTATCTCGAAGACGACACGCTCGTGCTCGAAGAAGCGACTCACTGA
- a CDS encoding ISH3 family transposase — protein sequence MRPEQAANELTEEQVLNFLVNTLDEEIDIELGENADIDSEDIWDVLVGATADEDSVSHLCEISEESPHANTILHHLRTKFELEELERVGKTLIQQDILELLPDRPVEVVADLHLRPYYGEEYESKEELYSSLAKAGTTTFHGYATLYARVRNKRYTLAVRRLTDGDTASSVLAELLGVLDREFYDTYCLTLLAAHNYAFVMPIVKWGEKIQNELSTDWSRVIDHDLQGEIDGHTWTVDFPVYIDCTYQQGKYDEEGVARHGYAVDAPFIETPRQARKHYSRRFGIESTYRLSERSIANTTTQNPAVRFLYVLISFLLQNAWRYLHWEYVASPRRGARRLWSWRFDEFLGMVRRATETALAVRRAVPANKPPDDRFER from the coding sequence ATGCGACCGGAGCAAGCAGCCAACGAACTCACAGAAGAGCAGGTGCTTAACTTTCTCGTCAACACTCTCGACGAGGAGATCGATATCGAACTCGGCGAGAACGCCGATATCGACTCCGAGGACATCTGGGACGTCCTCGTCGGCGCAACAGCCGACGAGGACTCGGTCAGTCATCTCTGCGAGATCTCAGAGGAATCGCCCCACGCCAACACGATCCTCCACCATCTCCGGACGAAGTTCGAGCTCGAAGAGCTCGAACGAGTCGGTAAGACACTCATCCAGCAGGATATCCTCGAACTGCTTCCGGATCGGCCGGTGGAGGTCGTCGCCGACCTCCACCTCCGTCCGTACTACGGCGAGGAGTACGAATCTAAAGAAGAGCTCTACAGCTCACTCGCTAAAGCCGGAACGACGACGTTCCACGGCTATGCCACGCTCTACGCCCGTGTACGCAACAAACGCTATACGTTGGCGGTGCGCCGTCTGACCGACGGCGACACCGCCAGCTCGGTCCTCGCGGAACTGCTCGGCGTGCTCGACCGCGAGTTCTACGATACGTACTGTTTGACGCTGCTCGCCGCCCACAACTACGCTTTCGTCATGCCGATAGTGAAGTGGGGCGAGAAGATCCAGAACGAACTGAGCACAGACTGGAGCCGCGTGATCGACCACGACCTCCAAGGTGAAATCGACGGTCACACGTGGACCGTCGATTTCCCGGTCTATATCGACTGTACGTACCAGCAAGGGAAGTACGATGAGGAAGGTGTGGCGCGTCACGGCTACGCCGTCGACGCGCCGTTCATCGAGACGCCACGCCAAGCCAGGAAACACTACAGCCGTCGATTCGGTATCGAATCGACCTACCGTCTGTCCGAACGAAGCATTGCGAATACGACGACACAGAATCCAGCGGTGCGGTTCCTGTACGTACTGATTAGCTTCCTCCTCCAGAATGCGTGGCGGTATCTCCACTGGGAGTACGTGGCGTCGCCGCGCCGAGGCGCGCGACGCCTCTGGTCGTGGCGATTCGACGAGTTCCTCGGAATGGTACGTCGTGCAACGGAGACGGCGCTCGCCGTGCGTCGCGCCGTCCCCGCAAACAAGCCACCGGACGACCGCTTCGAGCGCTAA
- a CDS encoding toxin-antitoxin system TumE family protein encodes MGFTVIEDEEERDGKQVIRRRIIRTDDPQFPSGYRYALHYGYTDDRGTILRYDNENETPNRHERHTSADIQEIEFPGMLKLRDRSLDEIKDLP; translated from the coding sequence ATGGGGTTCACGGTCATCGAAGACGAGGAGGAGCGTGACGGGAAGCAGGTTATCCGGCGAAGAATCATCCGCACGGACGATCCCCAGTTCCCGAGCGGCTACCGCTACGCGCTCCACTACGGGTACACTGACGACCGTGGCACCATCCTCCGTTACGACAACGAGAACGAAACACCGAATCGGCACGAACGGCACACGTCCGCCGATATCCAGGAAATCGAATTTCCGGGAATGCTAAAGCTCAGAGACCGATCTCTGGATGAGATCAAGGACCTACCATAA